Proteins encoded together in one Flavobacterium keumense window:
- a CDS encoding TolC family protein has product MKTVQVLALVGSLIFSGLGFSQDTLAISKKEIGQKALEKNLQIQIAHQNYKSAQADFRQSNALFLPSVSASHTAISTTNPLMAFGSKLNQEILTPSDFDPNLLNNPATTKNFATKIEVLQPLINVDGIYGRQAAKSKMEAFQLQTERTQDYLTLEVNKAFMQLQLAYKAVTVLTKANQTADANLKLITNYFNQGILQKTDLLSVQVRVNEIKNQLQYAKTNVQNASDYLSFLLNEDTTNKVYKPIEKLDNSIAIETVNTTLSGNRKDILALDKATQAYEKMVLSNKMSFLPRLNAFGSYELYDTALLGTKAKGYVVGAQLSWSVFDGFKSIGKLEKAQADFQKSTLESQQYKAQSQLELNKTNRQLKDAENKVNLFKLAFDQSQEAYRIRSNRFTQGLEKTTDLLQSETLMAQKELEFLQAVFEYNFTKEYLQFLTK; this is encoded by the coding sequence ATGAAGACAGTACAGGTACTAGCATTAGTAGGGAGTTTGATTTTTTCCGGTTTAGGATTTAGTCAAGATACCTTAGCTATTTCTAAAAAAGAAATTGGGCAAAAAGCACTGGAGAAAAACTTGCAAATCCAAATTGCCCATCAAAATTATAAATCGGCTCAGGCTGATTTTAGACAATCGAATGCGTTGTTTTTACCGAGTGTTTCAGCTTCGCACACGGCCATTTCAACTACCAATCCTTTGATGGCTTTTGGATCTAAATTGAATCAGGAAATTTTGACACCTTCTGATTTTGATCCCAATCTATTGAACAATCCCGCTACAACTAAAAATTTTGCTACCAAAATTGAGGTGTTGCAACCTTTAATTAATGTAGATGGAATATACGGCAGACAGGCCGCCAAATCTAAAATGGAAGCCTTTCAATTACAAACAGAAAGAACCCAAGACTATTTAACATTGGAAGTCAATAAAGCTTTCATGCAGTTGCAACTGGCGTACAAAGCAGTGACGGTTTTGACCAAAGCGAATCAAACAGCGGATGCTAATTTAAAACTGATTACCAACTATTTCAATCAGGGTATTTTACAAAAAACCGATTTGTTATCGGTACAAGTACGTGTGAACGAAATTAAAAACCAATTGCAATATGCCAAAACTAATGTGCAAAACGCATCGGATTATTTGTCCTTTTTATTAAATGAAGATACTACAAACAAAGTTTACAAACCTATAGAAAAGTTGGACAACAGTATTGCGATTGAAACGGTAAATACAACTCTTTCTGGCAACAGAAAAGACATTCTAGCCCTAGACAAAGCAACTCAGGCTTATGAAAAAATGGTATTGTCTAATAAAATGAGTTTCTTGCCTAGATTGAATGCTTTTGGAAGCTACGAATTGTACGATACAGCTTTGTTAGGTACCAAAGCCAAAGGATATGTAGTGGGTGCGCAATTGTCTTGGTCAGTTTTTGACGGTTTCAAAAGCATTGGAAAATTAGAAAAAGCCCAAGCCGATTTTCAAAAGTCAACTTTAGAAAGTCAACAATACAAAGCCCAAAGTCAGCTAGAACTCAACAAAACCAATCGCCAATTGAAAGATGCCGAGAATAAAGTAAACTTATTCAAATTGGCTTTTGACCAATCGCAAGAAGCGTATCGTATTCGTTCGAACCGTTTTACACAAGGATTAGAAAAAACAACCGATTTGTTGCAATCAGAAACCTTAATGGCTCAAAAAGAATTGGAGTTTTTACAAGCCGTATTCGAGTATAATTTCACGAAAGAATATTTGCAGTTTTTAACGAAATAG
- a CDS encoding GatB/YqeY domain-containing protein — translation MSLATQIMDEIKNAMKAKDTVALESLRAVKSALLLAQTESGAKEEISAEEEIKLLQRLVKQRKDSANIYTQQGRPDLAAPELEQAAVIEKFLPAQLSEAEVEAIVAKIIADNGASGMAAMGKVMGLASAELAGKADGKTISTIVKKLLS, via the coding sequence ATGAGTTTAGCCACACAAATCATGGACGAAATCAAAAACGCCATGAAAGCCAAAGATACTGTAGCATTAGAATCATTGCGTGCAGTGAAATCGGCTTTGCTTTTAGCACAAACGGAGAGCGGTGCCAAAGAAGAAATCAGTGCCGAGGAAGAAATTAAATTGTTACAACGTTTGGTCAAACAACGTAAAGACAGTGCGAATATCTATACCCAACAAGGTCGACCTGATTTAGCAGCGCCTGAATTAGAGCAAGCAGCCGTAATTGAGAAATTCTTACCCGCTCAATTATCAGAAGCCGAAGTAGAAGCGATAGTAGCTAAAATCATTGCCGACAATGGTGCTTCAGGAATGGCAGCGATGGGAAAAGTCATGGGCTTAGCTTCTGCTGAATTAGCCGGAAAAGCGGATGGAAAAACCATCTCAACTATTGTTAAGAAATTATTATCTTAG